One window of the Patescibacteria group bacterium genome contains the following:
- a CDS encoding R3H domain-containing nucleic acid-binding protein produces the protein MTTEEIKDIIEEILKHLTIPFNGVDIVSGEIGVVFMINTDEARFLIGNNGANLIALNHVVKRIVDKRKKEEEFTNFTIDVNSYQKQRNEELQNKAKMLAERAKSLHVDVEMEPMTPYERMVVHTTLAGDLEVETASVGFGKDRKVVIKYKNTN, from the coding sequence ATGACCACGGAAGAGATCAAGGACATCATTGAGGAAATATTAAAGCATCTCACTATTCCATTTAACGGTGTAGATATCGTTTCGGGTGAGATTGGAGTGGTGTTTATGATCAACACAGATGAGGCTCGCTTCTTGATCGGCAATAATGGCGCAAATTTAATTGCGCTCAATCACGTCGTAAAACGGATAGTTGATAAAAGAAAAAAGGAAGAAGAATTTACGAACTTCACCATAGATGTAAACAGTTACCAAAAACAAAGGAACGAAGAATTGCAAAATAAAGCAAAAATGCTTGCGGAGCGCGCAAAATCACTTCACGTGGACGTAGAAATGGAACCCATGACACCCTATGAACGCATGGTAGTACATACCACACTGGCAGGAGACCTTGAAGTGGAAACAGCATCGGTTGGATTTGGAAAAGACAGAAAGGTGGTGATCAAATACAAAAACACAAACTAA
- a CDS encoding YidC/Oxa1 family membrane protein insertase, which yields MISGFFNTFFYEPLYNGLIFLVSVIPGADIGIAVVLLTLIVKGALFPFTHKGIQTQSKLRTLEPDIKDLKEKHSKDKQEQARQVMELYRKHGVSPFSGCLTVLVQLPVIFALYWVFWKGLSFDPALLNELPYIPGHINTALLNHDILYSFVHMPEFVKTNFLGSIDMTGKSISLALLAGVSQYFQIKLSMPDVGKLSLKSTGSLKDDLVQSMKFQMRYILPIFVSVFAYTISAAVALYWVTSNAFSIVQELFVKRKAEALQSELKRDNT from the coding sequence ATGATATCCGGTTTTTTTAATACATTCTTCTATGAGCCGCTTTATAATGGCTTAATTTTTTTGGTGTCGGTCATTCCGGGGGCCGATATCGGTATTGCGGTTGTACTCCTCACGCTCATCGTAAAGGGAGCTCTCTTCCCTTTTACCCATAAAGGAATACAAACTCAATCAAAGCTTCGAACACTGGAGCCGGACATCAAAGACCTGAAAGAAAAACACAGCAAAGATAAACAGGAGCAGGCGCGACAGGTCATGGAACTGTATCGTAAACATGGAGTAAGCCCGTTCTCCGGATGTTTGACGGTCTTGGTTCAACTCCCTGTCATTTTTGCGCTGTACTGGGTGTTTTGGAAAGGGCTTAGTTTTGATCCCGCGCTCCTTAACGAACTTCCCTATATTCCCGGACACATCAATACGGCACTCCTCAACCACGACATCCTCTACTCGTTCGTTCACATGCCGGAATTCGTCAAAACTAACTTCCTTGGCTCCATTGACATGACGGGGAAGAGCATCTCTTTGGCTCTCCTTGCCGGTGTTTCCCAATATTTCCAAATAAAGCTTTCTATGCCCGACGTCGGGAAGCTCTCGCTTAAAAGCACAGGCTCGCTTAAAGACGACCTTGTGCAAAGCATGAAGTTTCAGATGAGATACATCCTGCCCATATTTGTCTCCGTGTTCGCGTATACCATTTCAGCCGCAGTCGCATTATATTGGGTAACAAGCAATGCCTTTAGCATCGTGCAGGAGCTTTTTGTGAAGCGGAAGGCCGAAGCTTTGCAGAGTGAACTGAAACGTGATAATACGTAA
- the yidD gene encoding membrane protein insertion efficiency factor YidD produces the protein MKHFFIHVIKWYQKVFSPDKGVLVSLGIKRSTTCAFYPTCSDYTIEAITKYGALKGIFMGIRRVLRCHPWQKPTIDPLT, from the coding sequence ATGAAACATTTTTTTATCCACGTGATCAAGTGGTATCAAAAGGTTTTCTCCCCCGACAAAGGGGTACTGGTATCACTCGGCATCAAGCGTTCTACCACATGCGCGTTTTATCCGACATGTTCGGACTACACCATTGAAGCAATTACGAAATATGGCGCCCTGAAAGGGATTTTTATGGGCATACGAAGGGTTTTGAGGTGCCACCCGTGGCAAAAACCAACCATTGATCCCCTTACTTAA
- the rnpA gene encoding ribonuclease P protein component, with protein sequence MLPQSKKVSRKEFPKSHKKGETYHSPHLSLVVVKKDSKLPSKFSFVISGKVAKKAVERNKLKRWTYRTIQKECDNIKNGFVSVFFSKKNSTKLTHSQLEDQVLVLLKNAHLLKKNDASPTQLFKE encoded by the coding sequence ATGTTGCCTCAATCAAAAAAGGTCAGCAGAAAAGAATTTCCCAAGAGTCACAAAAAAGGAGAAACCTACCATTCTCCCCACCTCTCGCTTGTCGTCGTAAAAAAAGATTCGAAACTTCCCAGCAAGTTTTCTTTTGTTATTTCCGGCAAGGTCGCCAAAAAAGCGGTGGAAAGAAATAAATTAAAAAGATGGACGTATCGTACGATACAGAAAGAATGCGATAATATAAAGAACGGATTTGTCTCTGTCTTCTTTTCAAAAAAAAACAGTACGAAACTTACACATAGCCAACTTGAAGACCAAGTGCTCGTACTTTTAAAAAACGCACACCTCCTAAAAAAGAATGACGCCAGTCCAACACAGCTTTTCAAGGAATAA
- the rpmH gene encoding 50S ribosomal protein L34, which translates to MSKTYNPKKRKRKTTHGFLVRQGTKNGRNIIKKRRAQGRKKLAV; encoded by the coding sequence ATGTCAAAAACATACAACCCTAAAAAAAGAAAAAGGAAGACAACCCATGGGTTTTTGGTGCGCCAAGGGACCAAGAACGGAAGAAATATCATTAAAAAACGCAGAGCTCAAGGGAGAAAAAAGCTCGCGGTGTAA